The Streptomyces spororaveus genome includes a region encoding these proteins:
- a CDS encoding Lrp/AsnC family transcriptional regulator — translation MDRLDREILGILQQDARISYRDLGVRVGLSANATADRVRRMRREGVIRGFTTIVDPAADTAGGLVVFIDVTLRQDTTNEEFERQVAKLSGITEVVHVTGEHDYLVRARAADPAALDGLLRRMKREAGVAQSNTRIALRAATRPGQN, via the coding sequence ATGGACCGCCTCGACAGGGAAATCCTCGGCATCCTGCAGCAGGATGCGCGGATCTCGTACCGGGATCTGGGAGTCCGCGTCGGCCTCAGCGCCAACGCCACCGCCGACCGGGTACGACGGATGCGCCGCGAAGGGGTGATCCGCGGGTTCACCACGATCGTGGACCCGGCCGCCGACACCGCCGGCGGGCTCGTCGTCTTCATCGACGTCACGCTGCGGCAGGACACCACCAACGAGGAGTTCGAGCGGCAGGTCGCCAAGCTCTCCGGGATCACCGAGGTCGTGCACGTGACGGGCGAGCACGACTACCTCGTACGCGCCCGGGCCGCCGATCCCGCCGCCCTCGACGGGCTGCTCCGCCGGATGAAACGGGAGGCGGGGGTGGCCCAGTCCAACACCCGCATCGCGCTCCGCGCGGCCACCCGGCCGGGCCAGAACTGA